AGAACAGGCAGGGCAAATTTCTCCTGATTTGATTATTTTAGATGTAGTAATGCCTGAAAAAAATGGTTTTCAAGTATGTCGTAGTCTAAAACAAGAACCAGCAACACAACATATTCCGGTCATTATTTGTTCAACAAAAGACACTCAAGCTGATCATTATTGGGCTTTAAAACAAGGGGCGGATGCTTATATTGTTAAAC
The genomic region above belongs to Aphanothece sacrum FPU1 and contains:
- a CDS encoding response regulator transcription factor, which gives rise to MRTILVADDSPALRELISGLLIENGFSVKTAVNGIEALEQAGQISPDLIILDVVMPEKNGFQVCRSLKQEPATQHIPVIICSTKDTQADHYWALKQGADAYIVKPFPENELIGTVKQLLRNSQK